tttccatttatttatatcttctagAATATCTTTCAGCAACACCCTGTCATTTTTCACTGTAGAAATGTTGCCTCCTtgtttaagtttattcttaagtattttgttCTAGTTGTGCTGTAGTAaaaggaattgttttcttaatcctctCTGGGTTGTCACTGGTAGTACAGagattcagtattttttatttttttgtgaaaacaAGCGAAGAAGCAaacaactttcaaaaaaaaattggatataGAAGAACTTTACCTCAACACTCTAAAGGCCATATGACAGATGCATAGCTAACATGACACCCAGCAAGGAAAGGTGGAAAGCTTTCCCACTACTATCAGGCACAAGATGAGAGTGCCTAAGCTCACCCTTCCTTTTCAAAATAGCTCTgagattattttacttaattaatttttattacctGTACCAGTGTTTCTGATGGTAGCCACTTTCTATCCTTTGGATCTCAGCTTAAGTATCACCTTTGAAGAAAGGTCTTCCTTGATCACCTTCTCCATAGTAGAAATCTCTCTGAACACCCTATTTGCTCTATCAATAACCCTGATGAAGGATATAATTAGTTTACTAAATTGTCCCCTTATTTACTGTCTGACACTACTATGAGAATATAGGATCCATGCAGAaaggatatgattttttttccttattgctgTATCCTTAATTATAACACATTTCCCGGCATTAAATAGGCgccatatataataaaaatattaaagaataaaaaagtactaaagaataaaaacaaagacaaaaaaaaaacccttgagtagtcattacatttaaatttgtgtaaaatatatttaacatatgtgACCACACTTCTAAGCAGAGtatattgaatattaaataaaatgaaagaaaaatttactgTAAgtggggaaataaatgacaaattaaTCTTTATTGGAACAAAATGACTGGGCTGAAATTTTATTCCTGAGTGTAAAGTTCTGTTAGGACCGTAAAGCTATTTTTTGTCTCCATGTGATATATTTTAGGTCTTCATTAAGTGATTTATTCTAGTATATCTTTACATTTAGATGTATATTTGAACTTTTGTAAAATCCCAGTGAATGCAATTAAGTTAGAATGATTCTTGGAAACTTTCCAATTCTAGGACTTGATGATAAATGtggctggaaaggaagaaatgtctAGTGTTCTTTGACCTTGTAGGGAAGAAGATGCTATTCTCTTAAGAACTGATAAACTATTCAGAAAGCCCTTACTAGGCTTAAAACATTACCTAAGGAAAAGCACATCAAAATTTCAAGTCAAGTGTTCTGGTCAAACCTACATGATACAATGAGAAAGACCAACCAACTGAATGGTATTTTCTATTCAGAAATTAGTAGCAAAGAAGTTACTTGAGAAAAATCTCCCTAGGAAATCGCTGGTATCTTCTTATGTAAGGATAGGCTCtcttttttttgataaattatcATAATgtggtatatttttgtttttctgtgtgaaCCATGGAATTCCTAGGAAGTAATCTACAGTATACATAAATGTAAATTCTATATAATCAGAAGACGCCCATGGAGAAAATGGATAGACagttgaatgaaataaaatatatcctcaAGTAATAATGCAGCTTTTGCCCTGTCTTGTCAAACTGGATGACAGAAGAATTTCAGGTCCCTATGAATAGTCAAAAGTGTTCCTTCATATTGTGGACTTGCCTTTCTAAGGTAAGACTAACAGTAAATAGTGGAAATCAGGTTTTGCAATTGCTGAGTAGCtttatcatataaaaattaagatCACTTTGAGATAATGCAAGAACTATTTCAAAGTCTAGTTGTATCATTTAgggtgaccttgggaaaatttATCCAATGTTCGGAGCCTCAGTTTGTTCAACTGTGAAATGAGGTTTACAGTTCCTCTTACTGTAATATGAAATGTGATTCATTAAATTGTGAGTGATTGGAATCTACTGTAGTGTTGTGAGCAGTGGTGTGATTAGATCAGAATCAGATTTAAAATGGATCATTTGTGCTGCCTcaggagaacaaactgatggaagTCAGAACAAAAGGAGAAGACAGTGGGCCAGAGAAGTGGTGGGTGGAGGGAAATGTTCAAGtttgtgatatattttaaagaggaTTAATAAGATTTATTAGAGGTATCAATATATGATACAAGAGCAAGAATGGCACAGAGGGTATGGTGATATTTCTTGTCTGAGCAATTACCTGAAAAGTGGTACCATTAAGAATTGTGGAACACTATGTTtacagtgaaaaattaaaaatttagtttcataACAACTGAACTGATATCCCATTTGGAGATGTTCATAGTTGAGATGTTGTGCatatgaagtttaaaaattaaaagacagacaACTCTGGAGTGCTTTGAATGAATTTATTGTTCAGGAAAAGTGACATATCTGACCAAAGATCCTAAGAAAGAGGTTTTATGAGGGAAGAGACAATCCAGGTCAGTgaccttctattcctagtttaatTTACTCACTTTTGATGTCGATTACCTTGAGGGTCAAATATTTCACTTTTGTGACTTTATAAGCTCTATACTTTTTCATGGAATTTCCTTGCCCTCTGTCCTTGcacttttcctttaaaactcaAGAAGTATGCTTCTTTTGGGAAGCTTTCTTTGATTGTTTTGGTTGATATTTTCCTATCCCTGGCCTTTGCattgtgtgactttttttttataattacacGTATTACATTGATAATTATTATGTATACTATTACTGATTGTTGGAAACCATGGCCTATTCAACTTGAGAATCTTAATGTCCATTACACATGTGACACAAACAGGTGCTCCTTCTACAGTCTTTTAATTGAATTGGTCAATAAAAGCATGAtttaataatacatgtaaagGTTTCCCCCCTTGTTTTGTAGATCACCTGCTTCTTATATGAGAAGTCAGCTCCTATCCAGACTAGATGGAACCAAGAAACAACGTAACTTACTTTGTCCTCTTGGGCCTCACACAGGATCCTAAGGAACAGAAGGTCCTTTGTGTTATGTTCTTGCTCTTCTATATTTTGACAGTGGTGGGCAACTTGCTCATTGTGTTGACTATAGCTCTCAGTAAGACCCTGGGCTCACCTATGTACTTGTTTCTTGCTAACCTATCATTTATGGATGTCACTTATTCCTCTTGCATTTCCCCCAGATTGATTTCAACCTTGTTCTTTGGGGAAAATACCATATCCTTCCATTCTTGTATGACACAGTTATTTACGGAGCACCTTTTTGGTGGATCAGAGGTCTTTCTTCTGCTggtgatggcctatgaccgctatgtggccatctgtaagCCTTTGCATTATTTGGTTATCATGAGGCAATGGGTGTGTGTTGTGCTGCTGGTGGTATCCTGGATTGGAGGTTTTCTTCATTCAATAATTCAAGTTAGCACCATTTATGGGCTCCCATTTTGTGGTCCCAATGTCATTGATCATTTTTCCTGTGACGTGTACCCCTTACTAGAATTGGTCTGCACTAGCACCCATGTCATTGGGCTGTTAGTTGTAGCCAATGGAGGGATGATCTGCACTATTGTGTTTGTGCTCTTGCTCATTTCTTATGGTGTCATCTTGCACTCTCTAAAGAACTTTAGTCCAGAGAGGAAGCGGAAAGCCCTCCAGACCTGCGGCTCCCACATCACTGTGGTGGTCTTCTTCTTTGTTCCATGTATTTTCATGTATGTAAGACCTGCTAAGACCTTCCCCATTGACAAATCCCTGAGTGTGTTTTATACAGTCATAACCCCCATGCTGAACCCACTGATCTATACTCTGAGAAATTCTGAGATGATAAATGCTATAAAGAAGCTCTGGAGGAGAAATGTCACATGAAGTAGTAAATCAGTGCTTCATCCGTCATGAAGGAAGTAATTTAACATCAGGGCCAATCTCCTCAAATGTTAAAGTCTATTTTACTGTAAATGCATTTCTAGTCAGAGTCAATAAGTAATGTGCAAAGAAATAgtcaatgaaatatttatagagtTACATTAAATCATAATTGCTGCATTTGCTTTTGTAAGTTTtatctcattcttatttttatttctggtcaGTTTCTCCTCTTGTATTTTCATTCCTGTCcttgttaaaatatttgttgcTATATAGACTACCTTCTCTTTAACTTgttttcatattaaattttttgtgtaacattttactttttagaatatatttgaaagcatagtagataataataaatataaatatagaatccTTACAAAGTGGAAATGGTGTGGAATGAACATCCTACTTGTCCCTCACCAGAGTCTCCCTGTTCTTCTATTAGTATCATTATATAAAGTTTGTTATTGTTTCTAAGACTGTTCAATTAATAATCTTTGggaataaaatcatattttcatatatgtgtttgtgtctttgtgtctgtGTATAACTTTCATATTTACTAGTCAGCCTTCTAAACATCTTTCTATACCAATACACAGAAACAACTCATTCTTAGGTTCCTTGTACTGCCCAAAACTTCTTTATAAAGATATGGTAAAATTAGCGTTTCCAATTTTcatcatggtttttttttaatatttttctatgataAATAGCTCTGCAGTGCAgtctttctgaaattttctaaATATGAGCTTTTATCAGTGGAACTGTTCAATTAATTGGTACATGTATTTAAAATTGTCAGTGTTCACAGTAATTGTCCAAATGCCATCCATGGGCTTATACCATACTGTGCTACTTTCCTCAGTTTATACAAATACCCATTTGTGCACATTCTCAATAACCAGTGCTTGATGAATATTTATGATATTTGAGCATCTGAttgttaaagaaattatatttcatttgtttgattgaaatttaacaaatataatttaatttgatttacaGGTTTAAAATTATTGTCTTTTGTGCATGATCTTTTATTGACTTTTACCTGTTTTGTTTGATTGTTGAtctttttcatatgaatttttattatttcatcataCACTAAAGAAGCTATCCCATTTCATCTTTGtatgtgtattatttttccaGCCAACAAGTTGGGATGTTTTTATATCATGCAAAATATTTTTGGccgtttggaaatatttttacatatacataattAAATCTATTCATTTTTTGACTTTCTAATCTTGCTTAGAAAGTCTTCCTTATTTCAATGTTAACAAAATATTCTTCCACATGTTTCCAACATTTGTTTAATTGTTTCatggttttacattttatgttgAATTTTGGATCCATCTACACTTTGATGTAAAGACTTAATTAgggattaaattttatttatttttctgggtGGGCATTTATAGAAATGTGTACTTATTTTCCCCACTGCTTTGATATCTTAagtttgtattaaaaatattgcATATGCTTGGATCCAATTCAGACCTCtgttattttccactttttaaaatatttgtatgccATTTAAGACATATTGTAATTGCACTTAATTTATGGGACATTTTCATATCCAGTAATTTCTTATCAGAACTATATCTAttgttttgtatttatgttttaaaatcttttaataggCTACTCTAGTAAAAACTATGTTTAGTTAATATTTACAGTATTATTTGAATTAGTAAGAGCTAATATCTTTAGAGAACTGAGAATTCTTATCCAAAAACTGGGTAAGTCTTTTCACCTAACAAGTTTTCTTTGATGTTCATATAGACCTAGTAGGTTTCTTTGTAAATTTAGTCTTTTtgagtaaatttattttatgctgTTTTGCCAATAGAATCTTACCTTCTTGTATTTTCCAGATGTCTTTTGTTTCAATGTATAAAATCTGTCCTTTTCCACTTTTAAATAAGATATAATTTTCACAGTGCATCATTCATCCTTTTAAGTCTAAGTTTTCcaagttttgacaaatacatactATTATGTATATGTGGTTATGTAACCACTGTTACAACAGATGTACAAATGTTTTATCACCAAAAATAATTCCCCATGCATCTTTGTAGTCCCTTTTATTCTAGCTTCTAGGAGTTGGCAAATTCTGGTCCATAATTCtatcttttccagaattttttataaattgaatcCTCAGgataaagtttttttcttctagctttattgagatatagttgactaATTGAAATTGCATATACTTAAGATGTGACATATGATAATTTGATACACGTATTCATTGTGAAGTGGTTAGCACAATCAAGCTAATGAACACATCTATTATGTCacataatctttttcttttttttatggtaagatcacttaaaatgtacttttagCATATTTCAAGTAAACAATACAGGATTATTAACTAGagccaccatgctgtatattGGATCCTCAAAACTTACTCAtattataactgaaagtttgtagtTTTTGAACATTTCCCCCAACCCCTAGTCCCTGGCAATCATCATTCTCTTCACTGCTtctatatatataacttttttttttagcttccacatataaatgagatcgtatagtatttccttttctgtatctggcttatttcatttaatgccCACCAGGTTCATCCATATCTCAAAAAGCAGAATTTCCTCTGTTTttgtggttgaataatattccattacttATATATGTCCCATTTTtggtccattcatccatcagtagacagattgtttttctattttggctattgtgaataacactTCAATGAACACGAGGAttcagatatctcttcaagatacttATATCATTTCCTTTGTATACATACCTAGATGTATGATTGCTGTATGATAGGAGAGTACTCctatcattttaactattttaactatttcaggaatttccatactgtttttcatagtggttacaccagttta
This is a stretch of genomic DNA from Canis aureus isolate CA01 chromosome 21, VMU_Caureus_v.1.0, whole genome shotgun sequence. It encodes these proteins:
- the LOC144293250 gene encoding olfactory receptor 4A47-like translates to MEPRNNVTYFVLLGLTQDPKEQKVLCVMFLLFYILTVVGNLLIVLTIALSKTLGSPMYLFLANLSFMDVTYSSCISPRLISTLFFGENTISFHSCMTQLFTEHLFGGSEVFLLLVMAYDRYVAICKPLHYLVIMRQWVCVVLLVVSWIGGFLHSIIQVSTIYGLPFCGPNVIDHFSCDVYPLLELVCTSTHVIGLLVVANGGMICTIVFVLLLISYGVILHSLKNFSPERKRKALQTCGSHITVVVFFFVPCIFMYVRPAKTFPIDKSLSVFYTVITPMLNPLIYTLRNSEMINAIKKLWRRNVT